Genomic window (Brachyhypopomus gauderio isolate BG-103 unplaced genomic scaffold, BGAUD_0.2 sc179, whole genome shotgun sequence):
CTTAGGACATGATCGGGAGCCTTTTGCATTGGACGAAGGCATCTTTGAGACGCTCCATACCCCGATCCGAGAGGTAGTTGGCTATTATTGGTGAAATCTTTCTTAGCCAGCTTCATTctgtttaaatcaaatcaaatcaaatatatttgtatagcgcttttcacaacacgttgtcacaacaTGTACAGGATTTAGGGAAGTTTCTGTGCAGAACTGTAGCATGCATTGTTTATTTGCATGCTGGTCACAATAATTGTAAAATGCAGGTCTTGCACATACTTGTCTAGTCGCAAAGTAACACGTATTTGGTTTTCTCCATAGTTGAGGCTTATACAGACTCGCCAAGGATTGGACAGAGCACATAGGATGTTTGCCTTCACCTTCTCACGAATGGGTTCTTCAGCTACACAGGTTCCCTTAAGTTTTTAATGTGTATCACAggcacaaaaatattttgttacCTGAGGGTTTATAAGGGGTTTGTCCATTTCAGTGGTAAAGTTATTTTTCTGCTTGActgcaggtggtggaggtgaagctccAGCACAAGTCCATCTACAGTGGGCTGGAGAGTGAGCACTGGTGGGTGCTCAACAATGAATTCTACTGGATAGGTgcagaggtgagtcatgggAACAGGTTCACAATTTCAGTAAGAATGGACATGCTACTGTAAATGTCCCTTCAACCTAATATTTTCCTTGTATTTGTAGCTTACCCTCCACCACTTTGCCAGCGCTAGTGCCGTGGCCTGCATCAAGGTAACAAAGAGTCTTGACTATAAGCATCTTTCACTAGCTTGTCCCATTCTGAATTACActcatcagcatgtcctctgtTAATTCAGCGGAGGGGATCCAGCATCACAGACGCCACCATCTACCTGCGCACCTGTTCAACAACAACGTCGGTGCAGAATATTTTTCTGGTTAGTGCTTCCTCcttgaaatgtgaaatgaaatgtgaaatgtgcatattttgtcaattgtgatttttacaccccaatcgaaatttgtcctccgcttttaacccatctgtgcagtcagaacacacacacacactagtgattactaggggctgtggatcacacgtgcccagagcggtgggcagccctagcccggcgcccggggagcagttggggttaggtgccttgctcaagggcacctcagtcatggcctgtctgggaatcgaacccacgaccctccggtcacaagtccagttccctaaccgccaggccatgactgcccactcCTTTCTGATTGCATTTAGAATTATTTGTGGTGAGGTTTTTAGAAAATGATATCTAAAGGcatttttattgtgtgtgttttgtagcaAACGGTGGTGTCCACTTGGTTTAAGGGTGTCTCCATTGGTTCGGATGACATTTTCAGGTCATCCGAATCTAGtcacacccagaccctggagacaccgAACCCAGCTGTTTTTTCCAGCAGTCCATCCCCAC
Coding sequences:
- the LOC143501920 gene encoding uncharacterized protein LOC143501920, which codes for MGHLVQYSAKGNYFASVCFPPFTLLSVSAYRSHGEKHVLISRRRVRDQQTEVEAAAHTDTCDGHDREPFALDEGIFETLHTPIRELRLIQTRQGLDRAHRMFAFTFSRMGSSATQVVEVKLQHKSIYSGLESEHWWVLNNEFYWIGAELTLHHFASASAVACIKRRGSSITDATIYLRTCSTTTSVQNIFLQTVVSTWFKGVSIGSDDIFRSSESSHTQTLETPNPAVFSSSPSPPRAPPQRPPPGF